Below is a window of Alphaproteobacteria bacterium DNA.
ATGTCTGAAGTCACGTAGCTCGCCATCGCAGGAGGCACTTTCTGTGTCGTTATCTTCGCGCAAGCTCGACCGGCTGCAAGCGACCTTTGATCACGGCGGGATCGTGGCCAATGCGGGCTTGGTGGTGCCGGCCACGTTGATGGTCCGCCTCGGTCTGGAGTCTCTGATCGACGGGTGGGTCAAGACAGGGTCGGCGCGTCCTGGGCGCAAGATCTTGACCTTGGTGGCGGCGATGATCGCCGGCGCGACCCACATCGATCACGTCGACATCCTGCGGGCTGGGGCAACCCAGCGGGTGTTGCCGTTCACGGTGATGGCTCCCTCGACGATCGGTAGCTTCTTGCGGAGCTTCACGTTCGGTCACATCCGCCAGCTCGACGCCGTGTTGAGCCGAACGCTCGGCCGAGCGTGGGCGGCGGGAGCTGGTCCCGGCGACGGCCCGCTGATCGTGGATCTGGACTCGACGATCTGTGAGGTGCATGGCAAACAGAAACAGGCCGCTGGCTACGGCTACACACGCCGGCTCGGCTATCACCCCTTGTTGGCGACCCGGGCTGGGACCGGCGAGGTTCTGCTCGCCCGGATGCGCCGAGGCTCCGCGAACACCGCCCGCGGAGTCGTCCGCTTCGTTGACGAACTAGTCGCCAACCTGGCCCGTGCCGGGGCGTCGGGGCCGATGACGGTTCGGGCCGATTCAGGGTTCTGGTCCTGGAAGCTCTGCGATCGCCTCGACACCCACGGCGTCGCCTGGTCGATCACCGTGCGCCTCCACACCAAGATGAAGGCTGCGATCGCCGCCATCGACGAGACGGCCTGGCACGACATCGACTACACCATCGGCGGCCAAG
It encodes the following:
- a CDS encoding IS1380 family transposase, giving the protein MSLSSRKLDRLQATFDHGGIVANAGLVVPATLMVRLGLESLIDGWVKTGSARPGRKILTLVAAMIAGATHIDHVDILRAGATQRVLPFTVMAPSTIGSFLRSFTFGHIRQLDAVLSRTLGRAWAAGAGPGDGPLIVDLDSTICEVHGKQKQAAGYGYTRRLGYHPLLATRAGTGEVLLARMRRGSANTARGVVRFVDELVANLARAGASGPMTVRADSGFWSWKLCDRLDTHGVAWSITVRLHTKMKAAIAAIDETAWHDIDYTIGGQAQVAETTYTAGKGKKKRTVRLIVRRTRLVEPAQRRLWPDWRHHAFITSDHEIDAVDADRFHREHAVVELAIRDLKEGAGLDHIPSGHYHANAAWLACAVLAHNLGAWTTQLAGQPPVTNRTRRTRLIQVPAVTVNRSGRTLLRLPTRWPWAHAFTNTLNALRALPAPSG